A portion of the Paenibacillus marchantiae genome contains these proteins:
- a CDS encoding DUF2536 family protein, whose amino-acid sequence MEISLDIIKDKVECLQAYDFNELERAIEDRIGMNKALLLRVKQVQHQVTFDPFRNKMLYSAVVHFSAE is encoded by the coding sequence ATGGAAATTTCACTCGATATTATCAAAGACAAAGTCGAATGCTTGCAGGCTTATGACTTCAATGAACTGGAACGGGCGATCGAAGACCGAATCGGAATGAACAAGGCATTGCTGCTCCGGGTCAAGCAGGTTCAGCATCAAGTCACGTTCGACCCGTTTCGCAACAAGATGTTATATAGTGCAGTTGTTCATTTTTCTGCAGAGTGA